From one Callithrix jacchus isolate 240 chromosome 2, calJac240_pri, whole genome shotgun sequence genomic stretch:
- the HNRNPH1 gene encoding heterogeneous nuclear ribonucleoprotein H isoform X9, with product MAMQRPGPYDRPGAGRGYNSIGRGAGFERMRRGAYGGGYGGYDDYNGYNDGYGFGSDRFGRDLNYCFSGMSDHRYGDGGSTFQSTTGHCVHMRGLPYRATENDIYNFFSPLNPVRVHIEIGPDGRVTGEADVEFATHEDAVAAMSKDKANMQHRYVELFLNSTAGASGGAYEHRYVELFLNSTAGASGGAYANQSSYGGPASQQLSGGYGGGYGGQSSMSGYDQVLQENSSDFQSNIA from the exons ATGGCCATGCAGCGGCCAGGTCCCTATGACAGACCTGGGGCTGGCAGAGGATATAACAGCATTGGCAGAGGAGCAGGCTTTGAAAGGATGAGGCGTGGTGCTTATGGTGGAG gcTATGGAGGCTATGATGATTACAATGGCTATAATGATGGCTATGGATTTGGGTCAGATAGATTTGGAAGAG ACCTCAATTACTGTTTTTCAGGAATGTCTGATCACAGATACGGGGATGGTGGCTCTACTTTCCAGAGCACAACAGGACACTGTGTACACATGCGTGGATTACCTTACAGAGCTACTGAGAATGACATTTACAAT TTTTTTTCACCACTCAATCCTGTGAGAGTACACATTGAAATTGGTCCTGATGGCAGAGTAACTGGTGAAGCAGATGTCGAGTTTGCAACTCATGAAGATGCTGTGGCAGCTATGTCAAAAGACAAAGCAAATATGC aaCACAGATATGTAGAACTCTTCTTGAATTCTACAGCAGGAGCAAGCGGTGGTGCTTACG AACACAGATATGTAGAACTCTTCTTGAATTCTACAGCAGGAGCAAGCGGTGGTGCTTATG CAAACCAGTCCAGTTATGGTGGCCCAGCCAGCCAGCAGCTGAGTGGTGGTTATGGAGGCGGCTATGGTGGCCAGAGCAGCATGAGTGGATACg ACCAAGTTTTACAGGAAAACTCCAGTGATTTTCAATCAAACATTGCATag
- the HNRNPH1 gene encoding heterogeneous nuclear ribonucleoprotein H isoform X8 yields the protein MAMQRPGPYDRPGAGRGYNSIGRGAGFERMRRGAYGGGYGGYDDYNGYNDGYGFGSDRFGRDLNYCFSGMSDHRYGDGGSTFQSTTGHCVHMRGLPYRATENDIYNFFSPLNPVRVHIEIGPDGRVTGEADVEFATHEDAVAAMSKDKANMQHRYVELFLNSTAGASGGAYEHRYVELFLNSTAGASGGAYGSQMMGGMGLSNQSSYGGPASQQLSGGYGGGYGGQSSMSGYDQVLQENSSDFQSNIA from the exons ATGGCCATGCAGCGGCCAGGTCCCTATGACAGACCTGGGGCTGGCAGAGGATATAACAGCATTGGCAGAGGAGCAGGCTTTGAAAGGATGAGGCGTGGTGCTTATGGTGGAG gcTATGGAGGCTATGATGATTACAATGGCTATAATGATGGCTATGGATTTGGGTCAGATAGATTTGGAAGAG ACCTCAATTACTGTTTTTCAGGAATGTCTGATCACAGATACGGGGATGGTGGCTCTACTTTCCAGAGCACAACAGGACACTGTGTACACATGCGTGGATTACCTTACAGAGCTACTGAGAATGACATTTACAAT TTTTTTTCACCACTCAATCCTGTGAGAGTACACATTGAAATTGGTCCTGATGGCAGAGTAACTGGTGAAGCAGATGTCGAGTTTGCAACTCATGAAGATGCTGTGGCAGCTATGTCAAAAGACAAAGCAAATATGC aaCACAGATATGTAGAACTCTTCTTGAATTCTACAGCAGGAGCAAGCGGTGGTGCTTACG AACACAGATATGTAGAACTCTTCTTGAATTCTACAGCAGGAGCAAGCGGTGGTGCTTATGGTAGCCAAATGATGGGAGGCATGGGCTTGT CAAACCAGTCCAGTTATGGTGGCCCAGCCAGCCAGCAGCTGAGTGGTGGTTATGGAGGCGGCTATGGTGGCCAGAGCAGCATGAGTGGATACg ACCAAGTTTTACAGGAAAACTCCAGTGATTTTCAATCAAACATTGCATag
- the HNRNPH1 gene encoding heterogeneous nuclear ribonucleoprotein H isoform X7, giving the protein MAMQRPGPYDRPGAGRGYNSIGRGAGFERMRRGAYGGGYGGYDDYNGYNDGYGFGSDRFGRDLNYCFSGMSDHRYGDGGSTFQSTTGHCVHMRGLPYRATENDIYNFFSPLNPVRVHIEIGPDGRVTGEADVEFATHEDAVAAMSKDKANMQHRYVELFLNSTAGASGGAYEHRYVELFLNSTAGASGGAYGSQMMGGMGLSNQSSYGGPASQQLSGGYGGGYGGQSSMSGYGSQGAMNSSYYSSGSRASLGVNGMGGMSSMSSMSGGWGM; this is encoded by the exons ATGGCCATGCAGCGGCCAGGTCCCTATGACAGACCTGGGGCTGGCAGAGGATATAACAGCATTGGCAGAGGAGCAGGCTTTGAAAGGATGAGGCGTGGTGCTTATGGTGGAG gcTATGGAGGCTATGATGATTACAATGGCTATAATGATGGCTATGGATTTGGGTCAGATAGATTTGGAAGAG ACCTCAATTACTGTTTTTCAGGAATGTCTGATCACAGATACGGGGATGGTGGCTCTACTTTCCAGAGCACAACAGGACACTGTGTACACATGCGTGGATTACCTTACAGAGCTACTGAGAATGACATTTACAAT TTTTTTTCACCACTCAATCCTGTGAGAGTACACATTGAAATTGGTCCTGATGGCAGAGTAACTGGTGAAGCAGATGTCGAGTTTGCAACTCATGAAGATGCTGTGGCAGCTATGTCAAAAGACAAAGCAAATATGC aaCACAGATATGTAGAACTCTTCTTGAATTCTACAGCAGGAGCAAGCGGTGGTGCTTACG AACACAGATATGTAGAACTCTTCTTGAATTCTACAGCAGGAGCAAGCGGTGGTGCTTATGGTAGCCAAATGATGGGAGGCATGGGCTTGT CAAACCAGTCCAGTTATGGTGGCCCAGCCAGCCAGCAGCTGAGTGGTGGTTATGGAGGCGGCTATGGTGGCCAGAGCAGCATGAGTGGATACg GTAGCCAAGGAGCAATGAACAGCAGCTACTACAGTAGTGGAAGCCGTGCATCTTTGGGCGTGAATGGAATGGGAGGGATGTCTAGCATGTCCAGTATGAGTGGTGGATGGGGAATGTAA